The Pirellulimonas nuda genome includes a region encoding these proteins:
- a CDS encoding STAS domain-containing protein → MGIETNAKDGILTIRIRDQRMVDEALLEQLERDVTAMLDKSTEERVILDFESVQFMSSSMLGKLVKIHKQCQGFKVKLKLSGVSPEIREVFKITRLDKLFDLEKDEAAARKAFLKRGIFG, encoded by the coding sequence ATGGGCATCGAAACGAACGCCAAGGACGGGATCCTCACGATCCGGATCCGAGACCAACGGATGGTGGACGAAGCGCTGCTTGAGCAGCTAGAACGCGACGTGACCGCGATGCTCGATAAGTCGACCGAGGAACGCGTGATCCTCGACTTCGAGAGCGTGCAGTTCATGTCCTCGTCGATGCTCGGCAAGCTTGTCAAGATTCACAAGCAGTGCCAGGGGTTCAAGGTGAAGCTCAAGCTCAGCGGCGTCTCGCCAGAGATCCGCGAGGTCTTCAAGATCACCCGCCTCGACAAGCTGTTCGACCTCGAGAAAGACGAGGCGGCCGCACGCAAGGCGTTCCTGAAACGCGGCATCTTCGGCTAG